In the Arachis hypogaea cultivar Tifrunner chromosome 20, arahy.Tifrunner.gnm2.J5K5, whole genome shotgun sequence genome, AAAGTAAGTGTAACCTGCAATAGCCATAAGGGTCATGTTAGCTACTACAAGGTCTTTGAGACAGATAAAAATGGTTACCTATATGCACCACTTGAAGGGTTCAAGATGGAGAATTATCTACTTGATCATCCTCTGCACTCTTGTTATGTTAAGCCTATTTGGTCCCCGCTTGAGAATTGCAACCTTCTCTCAAATTTGAATTATGGTCTGAATGGCGCTTCGCTTCGATTCGAGAACAAGAGATTGCGTGGAAGCAAATATGAGGCAGCTATCTATGCTGCAGGACCCTTGGCTTTCCGTCCCTCTGACTGTGCCCAGGTTCACTATTAGGATCTAGTTGCAAGTTGAAGTTTTGGAGAAGGaatcaaagaacaaaataaaCGGGGGAAAAGTTTCCTCTTTACACTTCAAGGCTTCCCTTTCTTCCAAATTCTCCAAAAtcaaaaatcaaactaaaaaaaaaaacacttttttAATGTATCAAACAATTAGTCAATTACCCTTGACCCAAGCATTGATATATGCTTCATCaagttttctcttattttttgcacccccccccccctttttttctgttttttccctcttggtttatttttcttgtaataTTCATTATGTAATTGTTTTATGCCTTTTTATGATGAGTTGAATTGTAATGCTGGTCCAGTCACTCTTTGGTTTCATTTACATTTCTCACATTGAACTCTAAATTCACAGGCAATTTGTATAAACCAGAAACTTTGTTGGGGAATAAAAAGGACAACAGAAAACTCACATTTGGGTGCCTCCCAAAAATCAAATGCATATTCTTACAACTTATAAATTGTAATCATTGTTAATCAATCACCTTGCTCTTAAAAATCCAATGGCATATTAAACATCTTGTTTATGTTGTCCATCGCTTCCTTTGTGTGGATAGTTGGCTCATATAACTCGCATTCCTTTGACTTTCGCGAAAATTTTGGTGGTGGCGCAACTTGTTGCTGCTCCATATCATCATCAGCAAGGATTGAAAAGCCATCAAGTTCCTTTCCCCTGTTGATCTCAGGAGCTTTCTCCAGTTTCATTGATCTTTTTTTCCTAACAAAATCCATTGGCTTTCCAAACATGTTATTTATGTCATTCATGGCTTCCTTCATGTTGATTGTTGGGTCCACCAAACCATGGTGGCAAACATTCTCCACCTCTGGCTCATCCAAGATTGCAGAGCCAACAAATCTGCACACAACTGTATCCTCTCTAAACTTTGATTTATGGGAACTTTCTTCGTCTCTATCACTAGATTTTTCAGAAGGAAGATCCTTGGGATGGGGGAAAACCAAACCATTCGGTTGTGAAGCTGATGAAGTAGAATCTTCATGTGAATTCGCATTTACATCACTGGTCTCAGAGAATCCTTCATCATCAATATATATCTTAAGTAGTTCTTGGGGAGGTTGGCTGGCTTCAGTTCTCTTCTGCGAAGAACCAGTTGGTTTCATTCCATTATCCAAGTTTTCGTCAACAAATACTTCAAACCCATTCTTCATACTACGATCTTCCTTCAACTGGTTTCTCTGTGATTTCCGGGGTACTGGGACTGTCTCTAATGGTGCCCGGAACATGCTGTTAATGGCATTCATGGCCTCCTTCATATTTATTGTGGGATCCACCAGTCCATGATGGCATGCATCTTCTGCTTCTGATTTCCCAACAATGGCAGTGTCAACAAATTTAGATACAACTACTGTGTTCTCCCCCAAAACCCTCTTGCATTCATCTTTTCTATTCTTTACATTTCTATCATTGGCATCATCAGCTTCAGAACTCACAACTTGGGGTCCCTTTTGCACACCCTCAACACTGCATGCTCCACTGCTTCCCTCAATATTATTCGCAACAGAAGGGTTGCCTTTTGCAGCCAGAGGTCTTCTGGCACCTCTCACTTCCTGCTTCTGAAGGAGCAGAAGTTAGCTAATTCAATAATTAACTGACAAAATTTTTCCGGTACTCACTCCAGCCTCAGATACTGATCCAGCATGCAGCCGTCCACCATTAGATAACATGTAGGGTCTTATCGACATAGTTCTCACAATCAATCGAATGGTGGAGGGATGTATGTTGACCTAGTGTTTGGGGCAAGATGAGAACAGAACATCTCTCAACAAAGTAAAAACTAAGAACGATGGAGAAATCAAAATACATTGTTTCTCTTGTTATTCCTACGTTCCATGCGCTGAAGGAATTGATCATATGATTTCTGCAACTCATCCATAGGCTCTGCAAGGCTGACCCAAAAATAAAGGCAATATGAGGAAAAACATCACGAGTTTCATCACAATTGCTGATTTTGGGCAAAGAGAAACCACAATAAACATCCATAGCAATTATAGCTAATTAATGTGGCAGTAAACAGAGTATGTGTTACGAGTTAGGATCTTAGAGAGGAATAGAAAGGCTTGGTAATTAAAGCGGAATCCATTTTTACCCTTTATTTTAAGCCCTTCCCTTCTTTTCCCTATAAGATTGGAACTCAGAAACACCCTAAATTGAAATTTTCAAAGTTCATTGAAAATAATAACTTCAGCATATTCCAATAGGAAACTCATTAGGGTCTTCTAGCTTCTATCCCCATTTCATGGCTAATTATATTTATAGCatcacttaaaaaaaataaaaaaaggaaataaagcAAGATGCTGATTACAGCAAATAACTTACTTCTTCACTCCAAGATGGTACATCCTCTCAGCCTCATCATACTTCTTGCTTTTCTCATAGAAAAGTGCATATGCTTGGTAGAATTGACAGCGCTTTGTTCCAATATGATTAGCTTCCATTGTTCTCAAAAGTTCTCCAGGATCATCCACAAAGTCCATCTTCATTATAACaaaaaggaacacaaaatcactGATCAATATAACCATCACTCTATCTCAACCTAAAGtaataaaccctaaaaaactaaactTTTTTAAACCTTAGTTATGCAGAATGGTAAGAGAAAGGGGGTTACCAAGTGAAGCCAAACGCGAAGGTAGCGCATGTCGTTTCTGTAACGGCGATCGAGCTGGAACTTTTGTGCGCATTTCTGCAACAACACTGGTAGCTTTTCCTTGAGGGCTTCAGGGGCAAAACTGTCCTTCATCTTTCGGATACCCCTGCAAACGTTTGTAAGTGAGTGaagaattttattttacttcttcAAAATCTGAACTGCAGAAAGAGAAAGCGAGAGTTAAGCACCGGAGCCATGGAAGAAGCGGGTCTTTTCCAGTGTAGTTGCTGACTTCATTTATTATCGAAGAAAGCATTTCTTCGTGAGACATTTAGGTAGTGAATCGGCGGCGGCGACGGTGAGGGTGGACGGTGGTCGTTGCAGTGATGATTTGGTCACTTATTCATGGAAGTAGTTTGAATTTGAGTCTGAGCggctaggggtgttcgcggtgcctTTTGGTGTTCTCACTTTCACTGATTCAAACTGCATAAATATCCCCAAACAAAATTTAGaaccaaaaaattaaaaccaagaacaaaagaaatcagaataaaaattagaacacaaccaaaaatagaacaaaaccaaaaccctaaacaaaaaattagaagaaCCAAAGAACAGCCTAATATCCAAAaatcagaaacaaaaataaaaaaacgagAGACATAACTAAAAATTAGAACAGCACCAAGAACaattaatcatataaaaattcaattagaaCAAATAATTAGAAGAGGGAAACGGAAATTACTTAAAGCTCCATTCCAAATGCAGGGTACGACGGATCCGACAACAGCAAGGAGACAGAGACTGAGCGAAGATGGCGACTGCGATGGGGCTAGACGGCTGAACAGAAACAACGGCGACTGCGCAAGGGACTGGCACCTTGACGGATCCGGGGGGTGGAAGCTGGAGAGGGAGGACTGGACGGTGGCGCTGCGAACGGAAGGGAAGGCGTGCGCCGTGCAGGGCTGGACAGTGACGCTGGAACACCCCTACTGCCCGACGGAGAGTGGAGTGAAGTGAGGGCCGAGGGGCTGTGACGCTGTGTGTGTGTGATGTGACTCTCAGTTGGAGAGTGGAGAgggaatatttttgaaattttaaactaTACTCGCCGGTTCGGTCTGATTTGGTTCAGATTTTTTCTTGCACAATCGAAAGTCAAACCAAACCAGTCTAAAAACAACAAGAATTCAATatttggtttttaattttttttagttcggTTCGTCGAATTCTTCGGCTTTGTTCGATTTTTAACACTCTATCTGTTGTGATAAGGGAGGAGTTGGATGTCCATTAATACTTTGGCGGCTTAGTTTCTTATTGAAAGAAGGCTTTAATGAAGTTTGAAAAATCAAGCTTTTTAAACCTCCCCTAATAACACACATCAATAACAAAACATTTTTCTCTTTCTATACATTACAATAATataaattctctattttttctatgtCTCCGTAGATTTTAAGTTTACAATATATACAATATGGTAAATTATATAGTAAAGATGtaagtttataaattttttctttaatagaatgaaagagagatTGATAAAGATAGGACCCAcatctattctatctattctatctatataaaaatcggatttctGTACTTAATGATGGAGATGACGTGGCATGTTCCGGAGAGTGTTtcccgatttaattattttaactcattcaatacaatttattgcaATGACTTAATGATTTCAACTacttgatttaattaaatatttaaatatcaatataatttaatataatttatattacttaattaattatactacattaattgtaattcgttatattagtaaattagtttttttatttatgaagtctaaaataaaataaataatttattgtttattctaattaaatttattaaatttaattatatattatatatgaattaatgttaatttataaattattttatattataatattcaataaaataaattgtaaattaCTTTAAATTATATACGCACAGAAAAATGGATTTAAATGTGATTTATATAGTATAGATAGTATTTAATTAAGTATGGTGCATTTTTAAGTGTTTTGatatgacttaattatatcaactaattgatttgattagatatttaaatatcaatgtaatttattatagtatataatacttgattaatttcattacattaattgtaattcattatattagttaattggtttattcatttat is a window encoding:
- the LOC112784737 gene encoding non-classical arabinogalactan protein 30-like, with translation MATIHFNILSILLLIVAFSYTEADYNIVPKTTEKKIEVVVESIVYCQSCKHLGTWSLNGAKPIPSAKVSVTCNSHKGHVSYYKVFETDKNGYLYAPLEGFKMENYLLDHPLHSCYVKPIWSPLENCNLLSNLNYGLNGASLRFENKRLRGSKYEAAIYAAGPLAFRPSDCAQVHY
- the LOC112784736 gene encoding uncharacterized protein isoform X1, producing MSHEEMLSSIINEVSNYTGKDPLLPWLRGIRKMKDSFAPEALKEKLPVLLQKCAQKFQLDRRYRNDMRYLRVWLHLMDFVDDPGELLRTMEANHIGTKRCQFYQAYALFYEKSKKYDEAERMYHLGVKNLAEPMDELQKSYDQFLQRMERRNNKRNNKQEVRGARRPLAAKGNPSVANNIEGSSGACSVEGVQKGPQVVSSEADDANDRNVKNRKDECKRVLGENTVVVSKFVDTAIVGKSEAEDACHHGLVDPTINMKEAMNAINSMFRAPLETVPVPRKSQRNQLKEDRSMKNGFEVFVDENLDNGMKPTGSSQKRTEASQPPQELLKIYIDDEGFSETSDVNANSHEDSTSSASQPNGLVFPHPKDLPSEKSSDRDEESSHKSKFREDTVVCRFVGSAILDEPEVENVCHHGLVDPTINMKEAMNDINNMFGKPMDFVRKKRSMKLEKAPEINRGKELDGFSILADDDMEQQQVAPPPKFSRKSKECELYEPTIHTKEAMDNINKMFNMPLDF
- the LOC112784736 gene encoding uncharacterized protein isoform X2 yields the protein MSHEEMLSSIINEVSNYTGKDPLLPWLRGIRKMKDSFAPEALKEKLPVLLQKCAQKFQLDRRYRNDMRYLRVWLHLMDFVDDPGELLRTMEANHIGTKRCQFYQAYALFYEKSKKYDEAERMYHLGVKNLAEPMDELQKSYDQFLQRMERRNNKRNNEVRGARRPLAAKGNPSVANNIEGSSGACSVEGVQKGPQVVSSEADDANDRNVKNRKDECKRVLGENTVVVSKFVDTAIVGKSEAEDACHHGLVDPTINMKEAMNAINSMFRAPLETVPVPRKSQRNQLKEDRSMKNGFEVFVDENLDNGMKPTGSSQKRTEASQPPQELLKIYIDDEGFSETSDVNANSHEDSTSSASQPNGLVFPHPKDLPSEKSSDRDEESSHKSKFREDTVVCRFVGSAILDEPEVENVCHHGLVDPTINMKEAMNDINNMFGKPMDFVRKKRSMKLEKAPEINRGKELDGFSILADDDMEQQQVAPPPKFSRKSKECELYEPTIHTKEAMDNINKMFNMPLDF